From the Pleurodeles waltl isolate 20211129_DDA chromosome 6, aPleWal1.hap1.20221129, whole genome shotgun sequence genome, the window taattaaaaggtatgacatgtagttttaagttttacatgtcctagtgaaaaactcccaaattcagttttcactaatgGGAGGCCTACCCCTCGCATCAGATAGCATTGAGGattgcttattacatttaatacgctgtaattcccgattgagaggaggtagatctgtcatgtttagtacctatgaatTATAATGATCAATCCCCTttaatagtgaagtcagatttcttgttacaattttgaaaatgccacttttagaaagatggcattttcctgctATTAGTTCTGAGTGCCTGCACCCCGTCTCTGATCGCTTGTCTGGGTGGGTGAtagctgagctttgtgtattcccactagacagccacacacagtgggagcttagatgtgacttgatgggccatcagaACAGGATGGGAGGTAGGAGCTAGCCacggcctcacacttacacctgaatatgctgtgtcctATCTGCACACAAAGGGATGCACACCCCcgtggtgagtctggagccagcGTAGGAAGGGAGGCCCTATGTACACTTCAAAGACtcctttgaagactcccccacttcaaaggcactactgggcataagaactggacctcgaaccctaccacttcagtatacttctggacctgtggatactccagcaagaaagactgctgtgctgctgaagaactgccactctactggactgcgtCTCTCTAAGAActgcttcctgctgccctcttTGCATGGGTGAGAAGGACCGAATACACATCACTTTAACCtagcacccagagtgactccaagtgtcagctGCTGGTCTCCTGTTtactgaaatctcagggacataaaagacttccaaccaccctacttctgcacctggactctctgccagTTGTGAGTCTgcactgacaagtggtgcccatccaacccaggactcttggaagtgggcctaaagtgcaTTGCCAGTAGAATGCACGCATCACTGTTGACGCGGAGCCCAGAACCAGTGCATTGCCACCATTGAGGACACATCGCTGTCTTTGCGAGAATCAACACCAGCGCATCGCTGCCGTTGTGAGGATCAACACCGGTGCATCCCTTGTACTGTGTGCATCGCCGTCGTGCGGATCGAACTTGTGCAAATGCTCCTGGCTCTGTGGACCCTCGACATTGCAGCACCCCCTCTGAACCCCGCATCTCGTCTTCAACAGCGCAACTCAGGTACTTTTCAGTGGGCCTTGCCTAAGCCCTGTTGCTGGTctgcgctccatcgcggtcagcctgaccctttgactttgtcctggtctggcacaacTACCTAGCCCCAGCTAGCGCTTTTGGCTTCCAAACGCTTTCTTactgtttattctttgaaaatatataactcaagttctacataatggatttttttcatttttatcttgtttaatTCATTACATTAAGCTCTATATTTCTTACCAGGTgtggtctttttgtgtggtgttttcactgttttattgtttgaagtgttgcacaaatactttacattgcctcctaagttaagcctaactgctctgtgccaagctgccgggggtgagcacaggttaatttagggtgtgtgtgtgtgacttaaaccctgactaggattgtggttcctgcttgcacagggtacatacctctctcAACCAGAAACTCCAATTCTGATGTgtattatgtgtatgtgtgtgtgtgtgtgtgtgtgtgtatatatatatatatatacacacacacacacacacacacatacatatatagtccctgaaaaaaacaaaggttacagggaaattatgaatttacttgtacaaaaccataaagattcagcagttatagagttctttcaagtaactaaaacttgcaccctaaggtaactataactcgcgcctttgcccccccacccccgtacTCATTTCTATCATTTGTATGGTCCTTTGCCACTTTAAGAGATTGCCCTTCTCTCACAAACACCCTTTTGCAGTTGTCTTGGACCATAGTCAAGTTGTTGGGGTATTATTGTGTTTGGCCTGCCCAGACCTATCTGTCTTATGTGCTATTTAGTACTATTCATAGGGAATAGAGGGATTATTAAGATTCAGTCCAACCTTTTAGGCatctttgtattttattattttattatgttattatgtgtaggcatatgtgtgctgattGACTCTGCAGTTTTTTTTGTTATGCTAGTTTTTGCGCGGTTGTCTGACTGAGCCTGAGGCCATTGTTCTGCTGATAGGCGGTCATCAGCCGATTATTGTGGTTTTGTTGCAATCTTGTGCACATTCTAGTGTAGTGTGTTTAAGTTCATTTGTTCTAAATGGACTCGGATACGAAAAATGGTACGAGTTTATGAatgtggtgaggaggtgccagcacttacTTACTCTATTTGGTTTTCGTGCCGTATTGTACGTATGCTAGTAACAGGAGGTGTACTTGGTGTGTTGTGTAAGGCAAGGAGAGATACATCCGAAATAACAGCCATTGCTGGATACTAAGTGCTGTTGGGAGTTTAGTGCTAGTTAACTACTTGGCATATTGGAACTGTTATGGATGTTTGTGAGTTGTATTGTCTAACGGATTGTGTTGAAGAAGCATCACTTTGTGATTGTATTAAGTTGCTGTAAAAGTTAATGACAATAGACGATCCAGTTTTCATACATTCAGCGCTTTACTTTGTGTTTTGCGGGCGATGAAACAGCTAATGTGCCTTTCCACTTTTTGTCGACTATGTCAGGTTGTTGTATGCACATTGAAAGTTCTTGCATTCTTTCATGTAATAAtgtttttatgtgttttcttcGAACACCAGGGCAGCTGTGTGTGGAGGATGTGCCTGCCATGGTACTGTGTAAACCCAAACTACTGCCCTTAAAATCGGTCACGCTAGAAAAGTTGGAGAAAATGCAACGCGAAGCTCAGGAAACCATTCGTCAACAAGAATTGGCTCAAAAGGAACAGCTGCAACTCACTCAGCAATAGATGCCCAATTTCAAACATCTGTTATGAAATCGGACAGCTGTGTGGTATCAGGTTTTTAGACGCACGAGTGTTGTGCAAGCACTTGTTATCTGCAAGCGAAGACGACATTCCCCTGATTACGTGGGCCGGTACTGCAATATGAGCTGTCGTGTCATTTAGATTACTGGTGCTCAAATACTATTTTTCCCTGCGTCTTTTTCATCAGCACCTGATAGAATTTGTGCAAGTAGGTGAACGTGGGTTGAGAGCTTTGTAGGGAAAACATGAGGTATTAGTGCGGGCAGAACTCGTAATCAGGGGGTATTGATGCACCCAGTAGGTACCGCTCCCAATGTAACCTGCAACGTACAATGGGGATCGAAAATATGGATTTCCATGAAAAATGTATATTTCACATAAGAGCAAATGAATGCTACATTCACTGTTGCGGAGTTTTATGTTTTTAGACGATACAGAGCGGTTGTCATGCTAATTAAAATGATGCTAAACATGTCCAACTATAAATCAGTCCGTGAAAAAAGAAATTTGTTCGAAGGGTGAAATGTATCATTAACTTTTGAGATTCCACTAATATCTTAGGCCGTCTACCCCATCACTCCACTGTTTTAATTAAAATGGTTTTACTATCCTCTCTGTTTAAATTAAACAATGTATTGTCCCTTATTTcatcttatttatttattattcattaAAACGGGTATTTAATATGCATTTGGACATACCCCGATTACTTGTTTATGTTTTACACTTTCTAATTGTGCAAATTGACATCATACTTTGACGTTGGAGCCTAATTAAGATAGTTTACTCACAGCCGCGCATGGATTGGTATAATCTCGATGTGATTATTGAAATAATGCTCAATAAGATCTGTATTGAAACATGTTTATTCAATTTGATTTTCTGTTTCGCCTATTTTTTTTACGGTCGCAAGTTTTTTATGTCCACAGTTACCTTCGCGGA encodes:
- the BBIP1 gene encoding BBSome-interacting protein 1; the protein is MPEVKSMFREVLPKQGQLCVEDVPAMVLCKPKLLPLKSVTLEKLEKMQREAQETIRQQELAQKEQLQLTQQ